The sequence TAAAGGTATTTTATTAAAAAATGGAACGCCAGATTCAGAATTATCATCCTCAATTTCATAAATACCACCGAGTACTGCAGTCTCTCCATCTTCAACAATTAATTCAGTAGAAGCCTCTTTTTTATCAATAGGTATACCTGCTGCCACTGCAGCTAAAGGTCTGTCCTTTGTGGCTTTTATCTTCAACTTTATGTGTTTGCCTTTTATTACCTGTGGCGTTACCTCAAGGGATAGGACTGCATCTTTTAATTCTGTTTGAGTCCCTGATTGAGAAACAGTCTGATATGGTATCTGCTGACCTTGTTTTATTATGGCCGGTTTATTATCAGACGTAATAATCTTTGGATTAGATATTATCTTACCTTTTCCAGAGGTTTCAAGGGCTGACAATTGAACGTCAAGCTTAAAGGAATCCAATGCAGAGCCAATAAAGATACCAAAGGTACCTCCAGATCCGGCTGTTACTGCAGCTGGAAGATTTACATTATAAGGGAAATCAGCCCTGTTTGTGCCGTCAGTTCTTACACCTGTTATGCCTGTTGGAGATGTAAAAGAAGTCGCTCCAGAAGATGCCCCGTAATTTTTACTTGCACCCATCTCTACCTGTCTATTACCTAATACATTACTATGTGCACTATAAGAAGCACCCCACTGAATGCCAAGTTCTTTTGAAAAATCTGAATGAGCCTGAACAATTCTTGCCTCTATTTGAACCTGATGAGGAATCAAATCATGCTCGCTAATCATTTTTTCTATCTTTTCCACATTCTCTTTTGTATCCTTAACAATTATCGCATTATTCCATG is a genomic window of Syntrophorhabdaceae bacterium containing:
- the pilQ gene encoding type IV pilus secretin PilQ encodes the protein KLDNVSMEEALDVIVKNKDLAKYEEGNVIRIITLKKSLEEKKREADDRAAAQRERLEKLKQGEEFVTKTIFLNYATAAEIVKVIRGEVTGTAAGAGAIQQKGLLSEYGTVTPVSWNNAIIVKDTKENVEKIEKMISEHDLIPHQVQIEARIVQAHSDFSKELGIQWGASYSAHSNVLGNRQVEMGASKNYGASSGATSFTSPTGITGVRTDGTNRADFPYNVNLPAAVTAGSGGTFGIFIGSALDSFKLDVQLSALETSGKGKIISNPKIITSDNKPAIIKQGQQIPYQTVSQSGTQTELKDAVLSLEVTPQVIKGKHIKLKIKATKDRPLAAVAAGIPIDKKEASTELIVEDGETAVLGGIYEIEDDNSESGVPFFNKIPLLGWLFKKESKTDTKRELLIFVTPKIVKNPYKK